The Brassica napus cultivar Da-Ae chromosome C7, Da-Ae, whole genome shotgun sequence genome has a segment encoding these proteins:
- the LOC106409351 gene encoding heterogeneous nuclear ribonucleoprotein 1: MEQKMESVSDLGKLFIGGISWDTDEERLREYFSKYGDLIESVIMRDRTTGRARGFGFIVFADPSVAERVILEKHIIDGRTVEAKKAVPRDDQQVLKRHASPMHLISSPSQHGGGSNRTKKIFVGGLPSSITEAEFKNYFDQFGTIADVVVMYDHNTQRPRGFGFITFDSEESVDMVLHKTFHELNGKMVEVKRAVPKEPSSSSAPLAANRSPLLGGYGGNNYGVVVPNRPSGNNSYFNSFAPGYNSNNIGRFSPIGSGRNAFSNNFGLGLNQELSFDGNTTLGFSRIPGSQYFNNASPNRYNNSPIGFNRGDSAYNPSNRDLLWGNRTDSSGPGWNLGVSVGNNRGNWGLSDANSYGRSFGTSSGLSALPFSGSNNNNNTNGFDGSMGEMYRGNSVYSDSTWQQTMPHQSANELDGLSRSYGFGFDNVASDPSGNASEGYPRSYNVGGNRGIEA, encoded by the exons ATG GAGCAAAAGATGGAATCTGTATCGGATCTGGGGAAGCTCTTCATCGGCGGGATATCATGGGACACGGACGAAGAACGGCTTCGAGAGTATTTTAGCAAGTACGGTGATTTGATCGAGTCTGTGATCATGCGTGACCGTACCACGGGACGTGCACGTGGCTTTGGCTTCATCGTCTTTGCAGATCCTTCTGTTGCAGAGCGAGTCATCTTGGAGAAACACATCATCGATGGCCGCACG GTGGAGGCGAAGAAAGCTGTGCCACGTGACGACCAGCAAGTGCTGAAACGCCACGCGAGTCCAATGCACCTTATCTCCTCACCTAGCCAACACGGTGGCGGCAGCAATCGAACAAAGAAGATCTTCGTTGGTGGTTTACCGTCTAGCATCACCGAAGCCGAGTTCAAGAACTACTTTGATCAGTTCGGTACGATCGCAGACGTTGTGGTGATGTACGACCACAACACGCAGAGGCCACGTGGCTTTGGATTCATCACTTTTGATTCAGAGGAGTCTGTGGACATGGTTCTTCACAAGACGTTCCACGAGCTAAACGGCAAAATGGTCGAGGTCAAAAGAGCAGTGCCTAAGGAGCCTTCTTCCTCCTCAGCTCCTCTTGCTGCTAACCGAAGCCCACTTCTTGGTGGGTATGGTGGTAATAACTATGGAGTAGTAGTACCTAATAGGCCATCTGGTAATAATAGCTACTTCAATAGCTTTGCTCCTGGTTATAATAGTAACAACATAGGTCGGTTTAGTCCTATTGGTAGCGGGAGAAATGCTTTCTCTAATAACTTCGGTCTTGGTTTAAATCAAGAACTGAGCTTTGATGGAAACACTACTCTTGGGTTTAGCCGCATCCCTGGGAGCCAATACTTCAATAATGCTTCACCAAACCGTTACAACAACTCTCCAATAGGATTCAACAGAGGCGACTCTGCTTACAACCCGAGCAATAGAGACTTGCTGTGGGGAAACAGAACTGATTCTTCTGGTCCGGGTTGGAACTTGGGTGTCTCTGTTGGTAACAACAGAGGAAACTGGGGGCTTTCTGATGCTAATAGCTATGGGAGAAGCTTTGGGACAAGTTCTGGACTCTCTGCGTTACCATTCTCTGGtagtaacaacaacaacaatacaaACGGTTTTGATGGGTCTATGGGGGAAATGTACAGAGGGAACTCGGTTTACAGCGACTCAACGTGGCAGCAGACGATGCCTCATCAGTCTGCTAATGAGTTAGACGGCTTGTCTCGCTCTTACGGCTTTGGTTTTGACAATGTAGCCTCAGACCCGTCTGGCAATGCCTCTGAAGGTTATCCAAGAAGCTACAATGTGGGAGGAAATAGAG GTATTGAAGCATAG